The Rhodamnia argentea isolate NSW1041297 chromosome 7, ASM2092103v1, whole genome shotgun sequence genome contains the following window.
CTTTGGCGCACCCGATGGAGAATTGAGGTTTACACTCACAATTTGTGTTTAGTCTTTGAATGTTTGAATGCATAGCCACATCCAGATCCACCTAGCTATAATTCTTCCGCGATTAATCATATTTGGTTCCAAAGACTGAccattaattatttgaacaaacTTCTGTGTGCGTGCTTCTGATTGCATGCCTTGTGGAGCATTCGCATCTGCGAGACAGGATGTTTGTTTATGTGTGAGGAAAAATTGATGTTTTGGCTTTGGGTATGGTATTGATGATGTATAGGCCTGAGTACAAGCCAATAGTTATGTTTGCATTTACCAGCAGGAAATATTGTGACATATTCTTCTTCTCCGAGTAGATTACGCATGTCATAATTTCGTTAGTACACTTTGAGCCTGAAAATGCTTACTGATACTCATGGCTGTAGAGCTTCGAGTTTGTAGTTTTGATGTCCTCAGCTGTCACATTAAGTTCTCACCAAAGTCATTTAATTTAATAGAGTCGGTGATGAAACACTGACAAAAGACAAGGTCTCTAATGTGACTAATCAAACAATAGCTAATTGGCACCTCCGTCTTCAGTTTCCAGCGATTGAATGCAGGAGGAGAAAGATGGGTTCTCACAAGGCCTCATCTAGCAAAGTTTTTATCGACGTTTTCATTAGCATCTGTTTTGTATGGCAAAGCTTTGCTCTTGAAGTCGACAAGAACCAAACCGCACAGCTGTTTGTAAATGCTTCTGAAGGAGCTGGTCGGCCGATACCAGAAACTCTATTCGGTATATTCTTCGAGGTTTGTTCTTGACCTGCCAGACCACGGTTATTTTCAGTTGCTACAGTTTCCTTCCCACCACCATCTATTTGTAATTTAACATCAGCGAGTTCAAGACTGACTGCTTGATTAGCTTCTAATTTTTGCTTGGTCTTAATTAGTTCAGCCTCTCTAATGACTGCATCGTTTTTCATCATGGAATGCCCAAAGTATGGCTGTTGCAGATAATAGGATGAATTTTTCAGAAGAAACAGTGGCTTTTGATCACACATTTGTTATGCCTCCTTTATTTTGCCCTGTTACATATCGGGAATTCAGCATTTATTTGACTTTTTGGCAGGAGAtcaaccacgccggggctgggGGACTGTGGGCGGAACTTGTAAGCAACAGAGGTCACATATaaatcttcttgatttttttttattgggatgGCAGTGTGTGAATATGGAACCACATGTCTTTTTTGAGTAAATATGCATATTAGATACATACGTGAATCTGAATGCAAAATTGCCGATCATGTGGCCTCCTTCATGCCATTCCTGCATATAGAGAGGCACACAGTATGTGCTATGGCTCACAAGCCTATCACAGAATGTTTTGCAGTTGAATTGTTGACTATGGCATTAAGCTGCAAATATTCTTTCTCAGATCAACCACACATTATAATCCTGATTATACGTTGGATTTCCAGGCTTTGAAGCTGGGGGCCAGAACACCCCCTCAAACATTGCCCCTTGGTCTATCATTGGCAACGAGTCATCTCTGATTTTATCAACGGACCGGTCATCATGCTTTGAACGGAATACTGTTGCCTTGCGAATGGATGTGCTCTGTGATAACCAAGGAGCCAAAGTGTGTCCAGCTGGGGGAGTCGGTATATATAACCCGGGGTTCTGGGGCATGGTTAGAACTTGGATTTCCATTCCTGTCAGATCTTGGTCAATTCATTTTTGCATGTACTTTAGTATAAGTTTCCTTAATAGTCCTCGATGATACTTGCTTCACTTTACTTTCCCCTTCCTGAAGTGATTATATTTTGCCTGCCTTCAGAAGGCTTTAaatcatcattgcctttttCCAGAATATTGAGAAGGGAAAGACTTACAAAGTAATGTTTTATGTTCGATCATCAACATCGATGAATCTATCCTTGGCCTTGGCTGGATCAAATGGGACGCCATTGCTGGCTAGTGCCAACATAAGGTGCGCACCACTTACTATTTTCACCCGCTTAGTTCTGTGAATTGTCCCTTAGTAGATGTATGTTACCTTCTTAAATTCTACGTATGTTTGTAGAGCATCAGCTTCAGATGTTTCAAGCTGGACAAAGATGGAGTTTCTATTAGAGGCGAGAGGGACAAATCATAATTCGAGACTTCAATTGACAACCACCCAAAAGGGAGTGATATGGTTTGATCAAGTCTCGGCTATGCCTCTGGATACTCACATGGTATGCTATGCATTCCTTTCCTTGAATCATCAAATGATTGTCATACAGATTACAGATAAGACCTCAAATTCTCTACATGTAAACACACGGTTGAGTTTATAATAACTTTGGAGGGAGAAGAGTTTTTTGCTCTTTAAGACTACTATAGTTCTTTTAAGCATAAGTCAAATCATGAAAGGAAGTCTTTGGAAAACTCAACAGCTTTTGTGTGACAGGGAAGGATTGTCCTTTGCTGAATGTCTGTGTAGTCAGATGATGAGCATAACTTTATCCTGACACTGGTTTCTACTGATATGTTCAAAAAAACTTGTGTTTGACTTATTTTTGTTGTGCAGTGTTACCAAAATGTGACGTCATCATGCCATAGATGCCTCAGATTCTTCCAATAACTCATAAGTTATcaataaaatacaaaagatttgcCGAAATTAAGTGACATTTGCAAAGTAATGTGTAAATCTTCTTCAGCTAATAAAAAAGCATTCAATTTTACGGATTCTGTCATTTCTTGTGCATCCTTGTTTGATTGCATGTTTGGAGTGCACCATGCAACActaaatttttctgattataTAGAATTATGGAAGGCCATGGTTAAATGCATTAACAGAAGGAAGGATATAGTTTGTCACATTGTAGCATTGAGAGACTGAGTTTAGAATTGGAGGATGTCTAGaagattaaaaaatatgaaaatgtgcaGTTTCTGGCCACACACTAATATTGAATAGCTTTGCACCATGAAAAAACAGTTGAAAGCTAGCCGATTCAGCTTGTTAACTTTTAGAAGATATAGGTGTTCAAATAATACCATTTCGGTGCTTCCAGAGTGCAAAAAGTTTTTCAGCTTAATTATGTTCACAAGATTTGTTATTTTGGGAGATGCAGGAACATGGTTTTCGGAATGATCTTTTTCAAATGCTTGCAGAAATAAAACCACGATTTCTGAGATTTCCAGGTATACATAGCCTTATCATTTGAATTCTTTCCATCTTTGCATTTGGAACCTCCTTTGCCCTCAGATGTTAGGACTAGAACTTAATTCGAGCCCTTAGTTTGACAGAAGTACATCAGCCTCAACACGACTATGGTCTGTGCTTTGATATCATTTGCACGATCAATGCCCAAATCCACATGGAACAAGCTCCAAAAGGAGCACTCAAGTGTGTTGCCCGTATAGATCTCTCATAACATCTAAGACTTGGGGTGCTGCAGATCACATCCTAAAGCTATGTCCTCATGATGAATCTGACATATTATGAGCCATTAAACCAATGAACTGAGTAACTTTTTTGCTTTAGCTTAGAACGGAACAATTACAGATTGTTCTGTGGCTCGAAAACATTTCCTTTTCACTTCTGCTGCCTATCTTAGTAAACTGGAGCAAGACTGTTGTTTTATTTGGTCCCCAGAACTTGCCACGTAATATGTTCCCTCACATCCATTGTAGGTGGATCTTTTGTGGAAGGTGAATGGTTGACAAACGCATTTCGTTGGAAAGAAACCGTGGGACCCTGGGAGGAGAGGCCTGGCCATTTTAATGATGCATGGAAGTACTGGACTGATGATGGACTTGGCTATTTCGAGTTCCTCCAGGTTGGTAAAACATGCTTACTATAAAGCTGTCTAGTTTCTAGACTGCATAAAACCCTTCCTTTCAAGGACTTTAGTTAGAAACTGCTTTTTTCTCATATGCATATCCTAACAAATTTATCTACAGCTTGCAGAGGATCTTGGTGCATTGCCAGTCTGGGTATTCAATGGCGGTAATTCACATCTCTTTATTAGATGTTGATTCCATTCAcccttaaaaaaattgaagaaatttcacttttttccatttttggtgACCTTGTTTATTTTGCAGGATTCAGCCATAATGATCAGGTTGAAACTCTCAGTGTGCCTCCTTTTGTAAAAGTATGCCCCTAACCTGATCCTAACCTGGATTCATGTTACCATGTTTAGTTGTTAACTTCAATTCTAATTCTGCACTTGCTAAGATGAAGCAAATGGGTGGTAGGGGTGAGAACTTTAAAAGAGCAATAGATTGTTTGGAATTTAGGAGGTAGCTTATAACTTTAGTTCTGGTTTATTCTGCAATTGAAGCTTTTGACTTGATTTGTCCCTAACTTTAAATAATTCGCCGTCTTTGTCATAGGAAACCCTTGATGGTATTGAGTTTGCCAGAGGTGATCCAGATTCTACATGGGGTTCGGTTCGAGCTGCGATGGGACACCCGGAACCTTTTGACTTGAGATATGTTGCTGTTGGGAACCAAGATTGCTGGAAAAAGAACTACCAAGGTTTGCTTTCTATTGCAATCCTTTTACACCTAATATTCCCCctattctcttttttatttttttgttacatCTAACAAGTAGTTGCAAGATACACCTCGGTTTGAAGTAGAGATGTCTGGTACATGTTCTCTGTTGATGAACAGAAGGTCGTGCCTATCTCAGCATATTTCTGTATCTTAGGTCAAGGTAGTAGGAAGCTCTCTGCATTGAAGGAGGGGATCAAATAATTATGCAGTGTTCTTTCATTTATAATGACTGGTTTAAACCGCACACCAGTCGCACCTGCTATTTAATTTCATGGACAGAACATCTTAATAGATATAAGCACATCACAGGATAGTCATCATCTCGTGACGTTGTAGACAGATTTTATATTGGAAGTAGCAAGGATGATGAATAAACACGCCATTGAAAGTAATATGTAGTTTTGTTGTTGTCAAGGCACTATATCCAACTTTGACCTGCCTTTTCGCCTTTTGCTGAGGTTTTTCGACGCTCTAGTTGCTTTACATTACTGAAATCCGGACTTGCAGTTCTTGTGCTTCTACTTGTAATCTACCCTGATCAAAATTTTGCCTCACACAGAAGCGGGCAATATAACTTCCTTCGATCTGATAAATTCAAATAACGTGACATTGCACCTTCTCCTTCACATTATCTGTAATCTACGCCACTAGAGAATTGTTACCATTTAGTCTGTGCTATTGATTATGGGGACGGGTTCTTGTTTCGCTCGAGGATCAGTACAGTATCTAGTTCATACCTCTTTCTTAATATTGCAGCTGACCagtttttcctctttcattttcatcaatGACAAGGGAATTATCTCAAGTTCTATGACTCTATAAAGGATGCTTATCCAGACAtgcaaatcatctcaaattgcGATGGTTCTTCTGGGCAGTTGGATCACCCTGCCGATCTCTATGATTTTCATGTAGAGTCTCTTCTTACCTTTCCCTTCAAGAACTCTTCTGTAAATACGAACCCATTAAACAATGACATCATTGCTTCTTGATAAGGTCTACACTTCTGCGAGCAACATGTTCTCAACAGCTCATAAGTTCGATCAGGTGTCTCGAAATGGTCCAAAGGTGCGTTTTACATGCCGTAACATATTTGAAGGTCAAGTGTGCACACGAATGACCTTCAATTTTGGTGCTTTCAGGTTTTTGTCAGCGAGTATTGTGTTACAGGAAAAGACGCGGGCAAAGGAAGTCTCCTGGCAGCCCTAGCTGAAGCTGCATTCCTTCTTGGGCTAGAAAAGAACAGGTCTCTCTAATAGTACATTTATAATTAAGGACCCTATGATATCATCTGTATCATAGTCTAATCTAAGAGAAAACTGAAAACACGACATGAAAACATGACTGCATTTCATTTTCTGTTGAATCATGAAAACAAGGTTAGTTTTCCTCTTAATGAAAAAGAGTAAATACTacttaaatctcaaaattttctcctGTTTGGCAGTGATGTCGTTTCGATGGCAAGTTCTGCGCCACTATTCATGAATGCAAATGACGGAAGGTAGTTTCTCTCGCTGAAGATATCTATTGTTTTATCAAGCCATTTGAAAAGCGCAAAAGAAACCAAGATTCTCCCTCACTAACACCAACCTGCTTCATTGAAGTTTCACTTCGGACACAATCGTGTTCAGCTCTTCACAGCTCTATGGAACTCCCAGATACTGGATGCAAAGTCTTTTCACAGAGTCAAGCGGAGCAACCCTTCTTGACACGACATTGAAGTCAACCTCGACATTACTCGTTACATCTGCTATCTTATGGAAAGATTCCACTAATGAGAAGAACTACATAAGAATAAAGGTTTGAAATTTGTCCTTGATAAACCCAGAATTCTCTTATTCATGAATACGTCCTTGTCTCTCTCATTTTCCCATTGATCAGTACCTTTACAACCAGACTGATGGGATGGAAATGAAATTTCTGAACAAGGAAAGGAAAAGTATGAAGACAATAACCAAAGCTTTCTTACTGTTTGGTGCACAACCAATCACATTCTTTGGCACAGTAATTTTTAGCGTGGTCATCATGACAAGACCGAACTTATACATTGAGACATATCTGGTTGAGCTTCATCTGCTAACATAATTAAAGAGCAGTCGCCTATGCTCCATTATCACAAAACATCATGCATGTTATATTGGTTTCTGATTTGGCAGATACTTATTCTTTGTTTGATTAGATTTGTCAACATCATCCTCCTCTCGAGATCGCATATGCGTCTAGTATATTCTTGTTTTGGCAATAGAGCGGCGGTTGAGTTCGGGATCTTCAAAATTTATGTAGGCTGTAAACTTCGGAAACAGCTCTATTGGTCTCAAGATATCTGTTGGAGGATTTGATACAGATACTATACAACTGTCCAGCTCTTCAAAAACTGTCCTAACTTCTGGAAATTTGATGGACGAGAATTCCT
Protein-coding sequences here:
- the LOC115737683 gene encoding alpha-L-arabinofuranosidase 1-like isoform X2, whose product is MGSHKASSSKVFIDVFISICFVWQSFALEVDKNQTAQLFVNASEGAGRPIPETLFGIFFEEINHAGAGGLWAELVSNRGFEAGGQNTPSNIAPWSIIGNESSLILSTDRSSCFERNTVALRMDVLCDNQGAKVCPAGGVGIYNPGFWGMNIEKGKTYKVMFYVRSSTSMNLSLALAGSNGTPLLASANIRASASDVSSWTKMEFLLEARGTNHNSRLQLTTTQKGVIWFDQVSAMPLDTHMEHGFRNDLFQMLAEIKPRFLRFPGGSFVEGEWLTNAFRWKETVGPWEERPGHFNDAWKYWTDDGLGYFEFLQLAEDLGALPVWVFNGGFSHNDQVETLSVPPFVKETLDGIEFARGDPDSTWGSVRAAMGHPEPFDLRYVAVGNQDCWKKNYQGNYLKFYDSIKDAYPDMQIISNCDGSSGQLDHPADLYDFHVYTSASNMFSTAHKFDQVSRNGPKVFVSEYCVTGKDAGKGSLLAALAEAAFLLGLEKNSDVVSMASSAPLFMNANDGSFTSDTIVFSSSQLYGTPRYWMQSLFTESSGATLLDTTLKSTSTLLVTSAILWKDSTNEKNYIRIKAVNFGNSSIGLKISVGGFDTDTIQLSSSSKTVLTSGNLMDENSFQQPKKVSPKQIPLESAGKDMEIILAPYSFTSFDLLEQHIGSQDGEKLIHLRDPSTEKGSEGKDER
- the LOC115737683 gene encoding alpha-L-arabinofuranosidase 1-like isoform X1, with protein sequence MSLSLESKPKKATVKHFFSKWHCTGNATCSVFVCIRSSNSDSSFSFALLNAQEQRPTSYIVQETPSLSAFEISHSVLIAWRRKMGSHKASSSKVFIDVFISICFVWQSFALEVDKNQTAQLFVNASEGAGRPIPETLFGIFFEEINHAGAGGLWAELVSNRGFEAGGQNTPSNIAPWSIIGNESSLILSTDRSSCFERNTVALRMDVLCDNQGAKVCPAGGVGIYNPGFWGMNIEKGKTYKVMFYVRSSTSMNLSLALAGSNGTPLLASANIRASASDVSSWTKMEFLLEARGTNHNSRLQLTTTQKGVIWFDQVSAMPLDTHMEHGFRNDLFQMLAEIKPRFLRFPGGSFVEGEWLTNAFRWKETVGPWEERPGHFNDAWKYWTDDGLGYFEFLQLAEDLGALPVWVFNGGFSHNDQVETLSVPPFVKETLDGIEFARGDPDSTWGSVRAAMGHPEPFDLRYVAVGNQDCWKKNYQGNYLKFYDSIKDAYPDMQIISNCDGSSGQLDHPADLYDFHVYTSASNMFSTAHKFDQVSRNGPKVFVSEYCVTGKDAGKGSLLAALAEAAFLLGLEKNSDVVSMASSAPLFMNANDGSFTSDTIVFSSSQLYGTPRYWMQSLFTESSGATLLDTTLKSTSTLLVTSAILWKDSTNEKNYIRIKAVNFGNSSIGLKISVGGFDTDTIQLSSSSKTVLTSGNLMDENSFQQPKKVSPKQIPLESAGKDMEIILAPYSFTSFDLLEQHIGSQDGEKLIHLRDPSTEKGSEGKDER